One Prosthecobacter debontii DNA window includes the following coding sequences:
- a CDS encoding SDR family oxidoreductase has translation MQTTSPSSTTTATQPGKIVVIGGTGLIGKQVVQSLRQQGHQVLAASPSQGVNAVTGEGLAEALRGAHTVVDVSNSPSFEDRAVMDFFQASTTHLLAASAAAGVQHFIALSVVGTDRLQAAGYFRAKLVQENLIRASGLPYTLVRATQFFEFIGSIAHASTVNDTVRLTPARFQPIAAHDVAQAVTEAALAAAYNGLYDIAGPQAQPMTDFVTTYLEAQGDPRRVMADPAAGYFGTPIDDQSLVPLGEAKLGATDFKTWLEQIK, from the coding sequence ATGCAAACCACATCCCCCTCCTCCACCACCACCGCCACCCAGCCCGGCAAAATCGTCGTCATCGGCGGCACCGGCCTCATTGGCAAACAAGTCGTGCAATCCCTGCGTCAGCAAGGTCACCAGGTCCTCGCCGCCTCCCCCTCTCAGGGCGTCAATGCCGTCACTGGCGAAGGTTTAGCCGAAGCCCTTCGCGGTGCCCACACCGTGGTGGATGTGTCCAATTCCCCCTCCTTTGAAGATCGCGCCGTCATGGACTTTTTCCAAGCCTCCACCACCCACCTCCTGGCCGCCAGCGCTGCCGCAGGCGTGCAGCACTTCATCGCCCTCTCGGTGGTCGGCACAGATCGCCTCCAGGCCGCCGGATACTTCCGCGCCAAGCTCGTGCAGGAAAACCTCATCCGCGCCTCCGGCCTCCCCTACACCCTCGTCCGCGCCACCCAGTTCTTTGAGTTCATCGGCAGCATTGCCCATGCCTCCACCGTGAATGACACCGTACGCCTGACCCCCGCTCGATTCCAACCCATCGCCGCCCACGACGTCGCTCAAGCCGTGACCGAAGCCGCCCTCGCCGCCGCCTACAACGGCCTCTACGACATCGCCGGTCCCCAGGCCCAGCCCATGACCGACTTCGTGACTACCTACCTCGAAGCTCAGGGGGACCCCCGCCGCGTCATGGCAGACCCCGCCGCAGGTTACTTCGGCACCCCCATCGATGACCAAAGCCTCGTGCCTCTCGGTGAAGCTAAACTCGGGGCAACGGATTTTAAAACCTGGTTAGAGCAGATCAAATAA